In Chrysiogenia bacterium, the genomic stretch TCGGGCGGTGCCTGTATGGGCGGGCTGCTCAATGCGGGGGCGGATGATTGCGCGGTCGGCGGGGTTTTTGTGCCCGCCGCGCAATGGCTCCCCTAGCGTTTTCGAAGGCCTCTGCCGCACCAGGGACAATTGTCCCAGTAATCACGCAATACGCCGTTGCCGCAGCCCGGGCAGCGCTCGCGGGTGCCGGCGACTTTCCATACACGCCGAACCTTTGTCTTGCACCACGGACAATAACGCATGTGGCGCATCAGCTCGCCGCCACATGCGCTGCAGTTGGCCTCATAGTGGCGGTCGGAATAGGAGCGATCACTGACGGGACCGATCGCCGCTCCGTGGCACCACGCGCAGTAGGTCCAGTCGAGTTTTACGCCGCGCTTACAACGTGGGCAGTGCGCCGGAAATCGGCTGGGTCCCTTGTATACTGCGCGCCGAACTCCGCACCAGGGGCAATTCTGCATCTGCTCGGAAACCGGACCGCCGCACTTGGAACACTTGTCGCGGATTTCGAGGTCCTTGCGATGTTCGCGCAGGAATTCGCGTTCGCGCATCTGCTTCCAGTTCTTGCTGTTGCCGTTGGGACTCGTTTTCTTTCGAGCCCGGCGACGCTGTCCCGCGGCAAAGCGAAGGGCCGCGGGCTTGAGTCGCTGAAATGCGGCCAGCATCTGCATGGCGTTGGAGAAGCGCTTGGAGTCGTCGATCTCGAGCGCCTTGCGAAGAAAGTCGATGAAGCCCGGCGGGACCTTTGTGCGAAGGCGCGCCATGCCCGGAAGCGGCCACTTGTAGGGCCAGCTCGGCAACTCTCCCGAGAGCATCTGGTAGATCACCAGTCCGGCGGAGAACACATCCGAGCGCACGGAGGGTTTCCCGAGCGCCTGCTCGGGTGCCATGTAACCCATCGTCCCGGCGCTGGTGCCTGTCTTGGTATGCAGGTTGACCTTGGCCACGCCAAAATCGGTGAGACGCAGAATGCCGCCGTGGAAGAGGATGATGTTGTCGGGTTTTACGTCGCAGTGAATGATGTGATGGGCGTGGGCATGGGCCAGCGCGGCGAGCAACTGCTCGGCATAATCCAGGCAGGTCCGCGTAGCGATGCGCGAATCCAGCCGCTCCTCAAGTGTTTCTTCGCCCAGCGGGTAAACGATGATGAACTGGCCGTCGAGAATCTCGGCATTTTTGATCGGCAGAATGCAGGGATGGTCAAGTGTTGCGACGATGCGCGCTTCCTTCTGGAAGTCACTCAATACCTCTGACTTCGTCCAGCTTTCATGCGGCACCTTGATGGCGACGTCGATTCCCTCGATGGTGTCATAGGCTTCATAGACGGAGGCAAAGCCGCCCTCGGCGAGGCGCCGACGGATTCGATACTTTCCAAGTTGTTGGCGAGCTTTCAGAGTTGCCATTGAGAGCCCAGGCGCGGGGTGCTTCCCGGCGCGGATCTGCTGGATTTAGCCGCCGGCAGCGCCGGCCTGCGCGCTGGGATTGTAGCGCTTGCTGACCGCCTGCGCGAAAAACTTTCGGCCCTCCTGCTGAAAATCCAGGTCCGGGTCGAGCAGCTTGGCGATCCCCTCGAAGACGATCATGGCGATGATGGTGGTGGCGAAATTCGGGTTGCTGCGCAGGCCGTGGCGGCGCTGGATGTCGAAAATAGCCCCGGAGAACTCGCTGACCTCGAAGTCCCCGGCCGCCACC encodes the following:
- a CDS encoding protein kinase translates to MATLKARQQLGKYRIRRRLAEGGFASVYEAYDTIEGIDVAIKVPHESWTKSEVLSDFQKEARIVATLDHPCILPIKNAEILDGQFIIVYPLGEETLEERLDSRIATRTCLDYAEQLLAALAHAHAHHIIHCDVKPDNIILFHGGILRLTDFGVAKVNLHTKTGTSAGTMGYMAPEQALGKPSVRSDVFSAGLVIYQMLSGELPSWPYKWPLPGMARLRTKVPPGFIDFLRKALEIDDSKRFSNAMQMLAAFQRLKPAALRFAAGQRRRARKKTSPNGNSKNWKQMREREFLREHRKDLEIRDKCSKCGGPVSEQMQNCPWCGVRRAVYKGPSRFPAHCPRCKRGVKLDWTYCAWCHGAAIGPVSDRSYSDRHYEANCSACGGELMRHMRYCPWCKTKVRRVWKVAGTRERCPGCGNGVLRDYWDNCPWCGRGLRKR